The following are from one region of the Rhodopirellula sp. P2 genome:
- a CDS encoding VWA domain-containing protein → MNRLRSQSRQSEGAVIVLLVIMLPVLLIMAAYAINIAYVEAVTADSQVVTDAAVCAAGRMYVQTGDKAAALAAAQDAAARNPVAGQVVPISMGDLEFGISVRESLEESYSFEPLTNENQLGNAVRLTTLSLANAPNAVFSPLFPTLGTNIEIRPRRVAVSTQSTMDVALVIDRSGSMAYASDETPDPYVNPAAAPPEWTYGAPVPPNSRWLDLVASVNAFSGFLEDSPQSEKLCLTTYADSGTRNCDLTHTYSYISDQLDGISYQFDGGGTSVGYGLESGLAALTDATHARPYAVRTMVLMSDGHHNTGRSPESMTYALKGSGVTLFTITFSDDADQWRMASLANECGGEHFHASDATQLQNAFEQIAKKLPSLMTQ, encoded by the coding sequence ATGAATCGATTGAGAAGCCAATCCAGGCAAAGCGAAGGGGCAGTCATTGTGCTGCTCGTCATCATGTTGCCCGTGTTGCTGATCATGGCGGCCTATGCAATCAACATCGCTTACGTCGAAGCGGTCACGGCGGACAGCCAAGTCGTCACCGACGCAGCGGTGTGTGCCGCGGGACGGATGTACGTTCAAACCGGGGACAAGGCCGCCGCGCTGGCCGCCGCTCAAGACGCCGCGGCGCGGAATCCCGTTGCGGGGCAAGTCGTGCCGATCAGCATGGGTGATCTCGAATTTGGGATCAGCGTTCGTGAAAGTCTCGAGGAGAGCTACAGCTTTGAACCGTTGACCAATGAAAACCAACTCGGAAATGCGGTTCGATTGACAACGCTGTCATTGGCGAACGCACCGAACGCGGTTTTCTCACCTTTGTTCCCGACTCTGGGAACCAACATTGAGATCCGTCCACGCCGGGTTGCCGTCAGCACTCAGAGCACCATGGACGTGGCGTTGGTGATCGACCGCAGCGGTTCGATGGCGTACGCGAGCGATGAAACGCCGGATCCTTACGTCAACCCGGCTGCTGCGCCGCCCGAGTGGACTTACGGTGCCCCCGTGCCTCCCAATTCACGTTGGTTGGATTTGGTCGCCTCGGTCAATGCGTTCAGCGGGTTTCTTGAGGATTCGCCGCAGTCAGAAAAACTTTGTCTGACGACCTATGCCGACAGCGGGACTCGAAATTGTGATTTGACTCACACCTATTCGTACATCTCTGATCAGCTCGACGGGATCTCGTACCAGTTTGATGGGGGTGGGACCAGTGTCGGATATGGGTTGGAAAGTGGTTTGGCGGCACTGACCGATGCCACGCATGCTCGACCCTATGCCGTCCGCACCATGGTGTTGATGTCCGATGGGCACCACAACACGGGGAGGAGTCCCGAGAGCATGACATACGCTTTGAAGGGTTCTGGCGTGACCTTGTTCACGATCACGTTCAGCGACGATGCTGATCAGTGGCGGATGGCGAGTCTGGCGAATGAGTGCGGCGGAGAGCACTTTCATGCATCGGATGCGACCCAGTTGCAAAACGCGTTTGAGCAAATTGCGAAGAAGCTTCCGTCGTTGATGACCCAATGA
- a CDS encoding TadE/TadG family type IV pilus assembly protein: MVTRNKPSHRNGIAVTELAVGLPLLLVVMMGTVEACTMIRLQQKMKMVAYEGARVGLLPEAMADNVEWQCETLSADQRLNDIVVVLDPVDPRTLDSGDWFTVEVRAPFSSNALMGGWGFGNYDLAESVTLQKP, translated from the coding sequence ATGGTCACTCGAAACAAACCATCGCATCGCAACGGGATCGCCGTCACGGAATTGGCCGTGGGGTTGCCGTTGTTGCTGGTGGTCATGATGGGCACGGTCGAAGCGTGCACGATGATTCGCTTGCAGCAAAAAATGAAAATGGTTGCCTACGAGGGCGCACGCGTTGGGCTGTTGCCTGAAGCCATGGCGGACAACGTGGAATGGCAATGCGAGACGTTGAGCGCCGATCAGCGATTGAATGACATCGTCGTCGTCTTGGATCCCGTTGACCCGCGGACGTTGGATTCCGGTGACTGGTTCACAGTCGAAGTCCGCGCACCGTTCTCTTCGAATGCTTTGATGGGTGGATGGGGATTCGGAAACTATGACTTGGCCGAGTCGGTCACTCTTCAAAAACCGTGA
- a CDS encoding DUF481 domain-containing protein: MHFQLMRSIHPLQRILFAFAGWLALTTCVHAQSSPGWQMGQSTFNGSGYDLPQPLPAPAAVPAAESAPSTATDSLDLPADASGQEASMNWNELPSGWNEAFGLSPAQLESPVLDAPLPDSVIQSTSYSDVVASGHVIESPPLQEEVVSWYQRPWVWMTKGWKNHAEFGLDGSSGNADTLALQTGLEMKRKTDKYTLALDFDYRQASASDVITEDNGRFNLDYDRLINDSNWSVFGKFGMEFDKFKSFDLRLNLNSGLGYYWIRNDTTNLVTRFGAGASKEIGSPDDSWIPEAVLGIEADHQLTSRQKVKAKLDFFPAWDDFSDYRLVTDVAWETLLSDSDNFSLRLSLTDRYDSTPQGALKNDFYYSALLLYKF; encoded by the coding sequence ATGCATTTTCAACTCATGCGTTCGATTCATCCCCTTCAAAGAATCTTGTTCGCGTTTGCCGGATGGCTCGCACTCACAACTTGTGTGCACGCGCAGTCCAGCCCTGGCTGGCAGATGGGGCAATCGACTTTCAATGGCTCGGGGTACGATTTGCCTCAACCACTTCCCGCTCCGGCGGCGGTTCCTGCGGCCGAGAGTGCCCCGTCGACCGCCACGGACTCCTTGGACTTGCCAGCGGATGCGTCGGGGCAGGAAGCCTCGATGAACTGGAACGAATTGCCATCGGGATGGAACGAGGCGTTTGGTTTGTCGCCTGCCCAGTTGGAGTCGCCGGTCCTGGATGCTCCGTTGCCTGACAGCGTGATTCAGTCAACCAGCTATTCCGATGTGGTTGCATCAGGCCATGTGATCGAGTCCCCTCCTTTGCAGGAAGAGGTGGTCAGTTGGTACCAGCGACCTTGGGTTTGGATGACCAAGGGTTGGAAGAATCATGCGGAGTTTGGTTTGGATGGCAGTTCGGGCAACGCAGACACGTTGGCTCTGCAGACTGGGTTGGAGATGAAACGCAAAACCGACAAGTACACCTTGGCGTTGGATTTTGATTATCGGCAGGCCAGTGCCAGCGACGTCATCACCGAGGACAACGGTCGATTCAATCTGGATTACGACCGTTTGATCAACGATTCCAATTGGTCGGTGTTTGGGAAGTTCGGGATGGAATTTGACAAGTTCAAATCCTTTGATCTGCGTTTGAATTTGAATTCAGGTTTGGGCTACTACTGGATTCGAAACGACACAACGAACTTGGTCACTCGCTTTGGTGCTGGTGCGTCCAAGGAGATTGGGTCACCAGATGATTCCTGGATTCCGGAAGCTGTGTTGGGCATCGAAGCGGATCATCAGCTGACGTCTCGCCAGAAGGTGAAAGCGAAGTTGGATTTCTTCCCGGCCTGGGATGACTTCAGCGATTACCGTTTGGTAACGGACGTTGCGTGGGAGACCCTGCTCAGTGACTCCGACAACTTCTCGTTGCGATTGTCGCTCACGGACCGATATGACAGCACGCCTCAAGGTGCGCTGAAGAACGACTTCTACTACTCCGCGTTGCTGCTTTACAAGTTCTGA